The following are encoded in a window of Methylocystis rosea genomic DNA:
- a CDS encoding TIGR01459 family HAD-type hydrolase: MTAGPSPDRDRVPFIAGLRDIADGYDAILCDGWGVLIDGRRHFPEAAEALRRFRAQGGIVVLITNASRPDEEVRRQILGLGVPQDCFDDLLSAGELALREIVARDGQAVYHLGPSRDDGLFRAAARRLGAPIMRVGPQAADYIVCTGLFDDRNETPSDYDEQLAELKARDLTMLCANPDIVVAIGNDLVYCAGAIAERYAAIGGRVLTLGKPHAPIYAAALERLKNLRGGDVDKSRTLAIGDGAFTDLAGAGRAGLDCLFIIHGVHRAELHPGGGALDEAALDSLFARAGARPKALARELFW, encoded by the coding sequence TTGACGGCAGGCCCCTCGCCAGACCGCGACCGCGTACCGTTCATCGCCGGCCTGCGCGACATCGCCGACGGCTATGACGCGATTCTGTGCGACGGCTGGGGCGTGCTGATCGACGGCCGGCGGCATTTCCCGGAAGCCGCCGAGGCGCTGCGGCGCTTTCGCGCGCAAGGCGGGATCGTCGTGCTGATCACCAACGCCTCGCGTCCCGACGAGGAAGTGCGCCGCCAGATCCTGGGCCTCGGCGTGCCGCAGGATTGTTTCGACGATCTCCTCTCGGCGGGAGAGCTGGCGCTGCGCGAAATCGTCGCGCGCGACGGACAGGCGGTCTACCACCTGGGCCCCTCGCGCGACGACGGTCTGTTCCGCGCCGCCGCGCGGCGTCTCGGCGCGCCGATCATGCGCGTCGGGCCGCAAGCCGCCGATTACATCGTCTGCACCGGCCTCTTTGACGATCGCAACGAAACGCCCTCTGACTATGACGAGCAACTCGCGGAGCTGAAGGCGCGCGATCTGACGATGCTGTGCGCCAATCCCGATATTGTCGTCGCCATCGGCAATGATCTCGTCTATTGCGCCGGCGCCATCGCCGAACGCTATGCGGCGATCGGCGGCCGCGTTCTGACCTTGGGCAAGCCCCACGCCCCGATCTACGCCGCCGCCTTGGAGCGGCTCAAAAATTTGCGCGGCGGCGATGTCGACAAGTCGCGCACGCTGGCGATCGGCGACGGCGCCTTCACCGACCTTGCCGGCGCGGGCCGCGCCGGGCTCGACTGCCTCTTCATCATCCATGGCGTGCATCGCGCCGAGCTGCATCCCGGCGGCGGCGCGCTTGACGAAGCGGCGCTGGATTCGCTCTTCGCGCGCGCCGGCGCTCGTCCTAAGGCTTTGGCTCGCGAGCTTTTCTGGTAA
- a CDS encoding MaoC family dehydratase, with translation MSTPFKIYYFEDLSVGMRETLMKAVMDDDVIAFADLSGDRNPIHLSDHFASKTRFGERIVHGLYTASLISTVIGMYLPGPGAVYLSQTLNFRAPVKIGDVITVIVEVVELIEKGRRAKLKCECLVDGKVVLDGEAFVMVPSREQVMRAASPAPAEAKPASA, from the coding sequence ATGTCGACGCCGTTTAAAATCTACTATTTCGAGGATCTGAGCGTCGGCATGCGCGAGACGCTGATGAAGGCGGTGATGGACGACGACGTCATCGCCTTCGCCGATCTTTCCGGCGACCGCAATCCGATTCATCTTTCCGATCACTTCGCCTCGAAGACGCGCTTTGGCGAGCGCATCGTGCATGGCCTTTATACGGCCTCGCTCATTTCGACGGTCATCGGCATGTATCTGCCTGGCCCCGGCGCCGTCTATCTGTCGCAGACGCTGAATTTCCGCGCGCCGGTGAAGATCGGCGACGTGATCACCGTCATTGTCGAAGTGGTGGAGTTGATCGAAAAAGGCCGGCGCGCCAAGCTCAAATGCGAATGTCTCGTCGACGGCAAGGTCGTGCTCGACGGCGAGGCCTTCGTCATGGTGCCGAGCCGCGAGCAGGTGATGCGCGCCGCGTCGCCCGCGCCAGCAGAGGCGAAGCCGGCCTCGGCTTAG
- a CDS encoding carbonic anhydrase has translation MADHEQSYGAAGLPESLIEGYESFVRGRFLADHDRFEELAVRGQTPKTMIISCCDSRVAPETIFNAGPGELFVLRNVAALVPPYEPDDHYHGASAALEYAVMALKVTDLVVLGHGQCGGVRAYAEIAADPDAPRLSHSDFIGDWIKMLGPAADRLGVRPNPKDADYVERLEFESVKQTLRNLRSFPMIQVLEHHRHLRLHGALFRIMDGRLFVLDESTGVFEPVCEGAYAAAFAEARF, from the coding sequence ATGGCGGATCACGAGCAGTCGTACGGCGCGGCCGGTCTGCCGGAATCGCTCATAGAGGGTTATGAGTCCTTCGTTCGCGGGCGTTTCCTTGCCGATCACGACCGATTCGAAGAATTAGCGGTCAGGGGCCAGACGCCCAAAACAATGATCATCAGCTGCTGCGATTCGCGCGTCGCGCCCGAGACCATCTTCAACGCGGGCCCTGGCGAGCTTTTCGTCTTGCGCAATGTCGCGGCGTTGGTGCCGCCCTACGAGCCCGACGATCATTATCACGGCGCTTCCGCGGCGCTTGAATACGCCGTCATGGCGCTAAAGGTTACGGACCTCGTGGTGCTCGGCCATGGGCAATGCGGCGGCGTGCGCGCCTATGCGGAGATCGCCGCGGATCCCGACGCGCCGCGGCTGAGCCACAGCGACTTCATCGGCGACTGGATCAAAATGCTTGGTCCCGCGGCTGATCGCCTGGGCGTTCGGCCTAATCCCAAGGACGCGGACTATGTGGAGCGCCTGGAATTCGAGTCGGTGAAGCAGACGCTGCGCAACTTGCGCTCCTTTCCCATGATTCAGGTGCTGGAACATCACCGGCATCTGCGCCTGCATGGCGCTCTGTTTCGAATCATGGACGGGCGATTGTTCGTGCTCGACGAATCGACGGGCGTCTTCGAGCCCGTCTGCGAAGGAGCCTACGCCGCCGCCTTCGCCGAGGCGCGCTTTTGA
- a CDS encoding HpcH/HpaI aldolase/citrate lyase family protein gives MISRLKRSVLAMPGSNARALEKGKTLAADVLMFELEDGVAESAKATARAQVAAAVADGGYGARQLVVRVNARGSEWYKPDIAAIAPLGPDGIVIPKVNSRDEILKAAADLVAAGAPYKTRLWAMIETPRAVFDIEKIASAADDRASRLEVLVLGPNDIAKSTRARLTPGRPALLSWLSASVLAARVHNIEIIDGIYNDFNDLDGLRREAAQGRDFGFDGKMLIHPGQIGPVNEIFAPSAEEVDFARRIIAVFDEPENADKGVVQIDGKMVERLHLDIARRTLQLVEASG, from the coding sequence ATGATTTCCCGACTAAAGCGCAGCGTGCTGGCGATGCCGGGCTCGAACGCCCGAGCGCTGGAGAAGGGCAAGACGCTCGCCGCCGACGTCCTGATGTTCGAACTTGAAGACGGGGTCGCGGAATCCGCCAAGGCGACGGCGCGCGCGCAGGTCGCGGCGGCGGTGGCCGACGGCGGCTATGGCGCGCGGCAACTCGTCGTGCGCGTCAACGCCCGCGGCTCCGAATGGTATAAGCCCGACATCGCCGCCATCGCGCCGCTCGGCCCAGACGGCATCGTCATCCCCAAGGTCAATTCACGCGACGAGATTTTGAAGGCGGCCGCCGATCTCGTCGCCGCCGGCGCGCCTTATAAGACGCGACTCTGGGCGATGATCGAAACGCCGCGCGCCGTCTTTGACATCGAGAAAATCGCCAGCGCCGCAGACGATCGGGCTTCGCGACTCGAGGTTCTGGTGCTTGGTCCCAACGACATCGCCAAATCGACCCGCGCGCGGCTCACGCCCGGACGGCCGGCGCTGTTGTCTTGGCTTTCGGCCAGCGTGCTTGCGGCGAGGGTCCACAACATCGAGATCATCGACGGGATATACAACGACTTCAACGATCTCGACGGCCTGCGTCGCGAAGCGGCGCAGGGGCGCGATTTCGGCTTCGACGGGAAAATGCTCATTCATCCGGGCCAGATCGGTCCGGTGAATGAAATTTTTGCGCCGAGCGCCGAGGAGGTCGATTTCGCCCGCCGGATCATCGCCGTGTTCGACGAACCGGAAAACGCAGACAAGGGCGTGGTGCAGATCGACGGGAAGATGGTCGAACGTCTGCATCTCGACATTGCGCGCCGCACGTTGCAGCTTGTCGAGGCGTCAGGCTGA